The Saprospiraceae bacterium genome includes a window with the following:
- a CDS encoding 2-oxoacid:acceptor oxidoreductase subunit alpha, with the protein MLCMSGVNDFVVRFANVNGTGSASANFLFSKTIFRMGVPVTPKNIFPSNIQGLPTWYEVRVSEKGYLGRREGIDLMVCVNPQSMKKDIASVLPNGYFLYDSTKVLHDEYIREDINYIGVPLMELCNKEFTDARQKQLFKNMVYVGALGVLLSLDFSEIEQLIKEQFQGKEKLIQPNLKALYLGADFVKEHHSYPLEFRVERRSLLKNKILVDGNTAAGLGGVYAGATVVPWYPITPSTSLVDAFTEFAEQYRVDPETGKNNFAVIQAEDELAAIGMVIGASWNGARSFTATSGPGLSLMNEFLGLAYFAEIPVVLVDVQRAGPSTGMPTRTQQADLLSAAYASHGDTKNILLIPSTPAESFTMMADAFDLAEQLQMPVIVMMDLDLGMNDHVSDSFQWDENRIYQRGKVLSESELESLNNWGRYVDIDDDGLTYRTLPGTHAQKGSYFTRGTSHDEYANYTEDSGTYLRIMDRLVKKFNTAKSMVPGPELIQNANEHENGILFFGTSTYAAQEAMDILNEQGIFLDGIRLKAFPFCDEVAEFINNHKKIFVIEQNRDAQMRTLLISELEINPKKLIKVLNYDGTPITADFIAKQISAFQYSLNGQKIS; encoded by the coding sequence ATGTTATGTATGAGTGGTGTAAATGATTTCGTCGTAAGATTTGCCAATGTCAATGGTACAGGGTCGGCAAGTGCTAATTTTCTATTTTCAAAAACTATCTTCAGAATGGGAGTACCCGTAACTCCAAAAAATATTTTCCCTTCCAACATACAAGGACTACCCACCTGGTATGAAGTGAGAGTCAGTGAAAAAGGATATCTCGGCAGGAGAGAAGGGATAGATCTGATGGTATGTGTCAATCCGCAGAGTATGAAAAAAGACATTGCTTCTGTATTACCCAACGGATATTTTTTATATGACAGCACCAAAGTTTTACATGATGAATATATCAGAGAAGATATAAATTACATCGGTGTACCACTGATGGAGTTGTGTAATAAAGAATTTACCGATGCCCGTCAGAAACAATTATTCAAAAATATGGTCTATGTCGGTGCTCTCGGTGTACTGTTGAGTCTTGATTTTTCTGAAATTGAACAGTTAATCAAAGAACAGTTTCAGGGAAAAGAGAAATTAATACAGCCGAATTTAAAAGCACTTTATCTGGGTGCAGATTTCGTTAAAGAGCACCATTCTTACCCACTTGAATTTAGGGTTGAAAGACGTTCTTTGCTAAAAAATAAAATTCTGGTGGATGGAAATACTGCAGCAGGTCTTGGCGGTGTGTACGCTGGTGCTACCGTAGTTCCATGGTATCCGATCACACCATCCACTTCTTTGGTGGACGCATTTACAGAGTTTGCAGAACAATACAGAGTAGATCCTGAAACCGGTAAAAATAATTTTGCAGTCATTCAGGCAGAAGATGAACTTGCTGCAATCGGCATGGTCATAGGGGCATCCTGGAATGGTGCAAGATCTTTTACAGCCACCAGTGGACCTGGTTTATCATTGATGAATGAATTCCTGGGCTTAGCCTATTTTGCAGAAATTCCGGTTGTATTAGTTGATGTCCAGAGAGCAGGACCTTCGACAGGTATGCCCACCAGAACCCAACAAGCTGATTTATTGTCGGCTGCATATGCATCTCATGGAGATACAAAAAATATTTTACTGATACCTTCCACACCCGCTGAAAGTTTTACCATGATGGCAGATGCTTTTGACCTTGCAGAGCAGTTACAAATGCCGGTCATAGTGATGATGGATCTTGATCTCGGCATGAATGACCACGTTTCTGATTCTTTTCAATGGGATGAAAACCGGATTTATCAGAGAGGTAAGGTTTTATCTGAGTCTGAACTTGAATCTCTGAATAATTGGGGAAGGTATGTAGATATTGATGATGACGGTTTAACTTACAGAACACTGCCCGGAACACATGCTCAGAAGGGTTCATATTTCACCAGAGGTACTTCGCATGATGAATATGCTAATTATACAGAAGATTCCGGAACCTATCTTCGTATCATGGATAGATTGGTTAAAAAATTTAATACAGCAAAATCAATGGTACCGGGTCCGGAACTTATCCAAAATGCAAACGAACATGAAAACGGTATTTTGTTTTTCGGAACATCTACTTATGCGGCACAGGAAGCTATGGATATCTTAAATGAGCAGGGAATTTTTCTGGACGGTATCCGTTTAAAAGCCTTTCCGTTTTGTGATGAAGTAGCAGAATTTATAAATAATCATAAAAAAATATTTGTCATTGAACAAAACCGGGATGCTCAAATGCGAACATTGTTGATTAGTGAACTTGAAATTAATCCTAAAAAGCTTATCAAAGTTCTCAATTACGATGGAACACCTATCACGGCAGATTTTATTGCAAAACAAATCAGTGCCTTTCAATATTCTTTAAACGGCCAAAAAATATCTTAA
- a CDS encoding 2-oxoacid:ferredoxin oxidoreductase subunit beta: MTYVKPKFAHPGLPKNKLGYTRKDYEGSISTLCAGCGHDSISAAIVEACYQLDIEPHKVAKLSGIGCSSKTPAYFLNQSHGFNSVHGRMPSIATGANLANKDLIYLGVSGDGDTASIGLGQFCHVIRRNLNMTYIVMNNGCYGLTKGQDSATADLGSVAKAGNMNIYESIDLCGLAIELGAGFVAQSFSGDKTQLIPLIKAALKHEGFAFINVLSPCVTFNNNAGSTKSYDYIREHNETLPGIDFIPIKNEITTEYAPDEIKQVLLHDDSKINLHKINARWNEKDKLQAINGLQESRLKNEILTGLLFLDDSSTPLHKMIKISDSSLNKLPQDVLCPGNDILATVNESYR, from the coding sequence ATGACCTATGTAAAGCCAAAATTCGCTCATCCGGGACTTCCCAAAAACAAATTGGGGTACACCCGTAAAGATTATGAGGGAAGCATTTCTACTCTTTGTGCCGGATGCGGACATGATTCAATCAGTGCAGCAATAGTAGAAGCATGTTATCAATTAGATATAGAACCACACAAGGTGGCTAAATTATCAGGTATAGGTTGTTCTTCCAAAACACCAGCTTACTTTCTCAATCAGTCACACGGCTTTAATTCAGTACATGGCAGAATGCCTTCCATTGCTACAGGTGCTAATCTGGCAAATAAAGACCTCATTTACCTGGGTGTTTCCGGTGACGGAGACACAGCATCTATCGGGTTGGGGCAATTTTGCCATGTCATCCGCAGAAACCTGAATATGACCTATATTGTCATGAATAATGGATGTTACGGACTTACTAAAGGACAGGACTCTGCAACAGCTGATTTAGGCTCAGTTGCAAAAGCCGGAAATATGAATATTTATGAATCTATCGATTTATGCGGACTTGCTATCGAATTGGGTGCTGGTTTTGTCGCTCAAAGTTTTAGCGGAGACAAAACCCAACTGATACCTTTAATAAAGGCAGCGTTAAAACATGAAGGATTTGCATTTATCAATGTTTTATCGCCTTGTGTGACTTTCAATAATAATGCGGGTTCTACCAAATCGTATGATTATATCCGGGAGCACAATGAAACCTTGCCGGGAATTGATTTTATACCCATCAAAAATGAAATTACCACTGAATATGCCCCCGATGAAATCAAACAGGTTTTACTTCATGATGATTCGAAAATAAATCTGCATAAAATTAATGCAAGGTGGAATGAAAAAGACAAACTTCAGGCAATTAACGGGCTTCAGGAGTCAAGACTAAAAAATGAAATCCTTACCGGTTTACTATTTTTAGATGATTCAAGTACTCCATTACACAAAATGATTAAAATAAGTGATAGTTCATTAAATAAACTTCCGCAGGATGTTTTGTGTCCCGGCAATGATATTCTGGCAACCGTAAACGAGTCATACAGATAA
- a CDS encoding acyl-CoA dehydrogenase family protein gives MYIDQTENISLIEETAKDFAIQNILPHVMEWDESQVFPVKLFKRLGELGFMGVLVPEQYGGSGLGYQEYISIITEIAKVCGSIGLSVAAHNSLCTGHILAFGNEEQKQKYLPLLASGEWIGAWGLTEANTGSDAMRMKCTAVEDGDYYILNGTKNWITHGISGNVAVVLARTGDLLDSKGITTFVVERTTPGFLAGKKENKLGMRASETAEMIFDNCRVHKSNILGKPGEGFTQAMKILDGGRISIAALSLGIAKGAYEASVKYSKEREQFGQPISNFQAISFKLADMATKIQAAELLTRKAAHLKNNGLNVTTTAAMAKYYASEICVQIATDAIQVFGGYGYTKDFPVEKYFRDSKLCTIGEGTSEIQKLVISRNILKEHV, from the coding sequence ATGTATATAGACCAAACAGAAAATATTTCACTGATTGAAGAAACTGCAAAAGATTTTGCCATACAAAATATTCTACCTCATGTGATGGAATGGGACGAATCACAAGTCTTTCCTGTAAAGTTATTTAAAAGATTAGGGGAATTGGGATTTATGGGTGTTTTAGTTCCGGAGCAGTATGGCGGATCCGGTTTAGGGTATCAGGAATACATCAGTATTATCACTGAAATCGCAAAAGTGTGTGGATCAATAGGTCTGAGTGTAGCTGCACATAACAGCCTTTGCACCGGACATATTCTGGCATTCGGAAATGAAGAACAAAAACAAAAATATTTGCCTCTACTAGCAAGTGGAGAATGGATCGGAGCCTGGGGCTTAACGGAAGCAAATACAGGATCAGATGCGATGAGAATGAAATGTACCGCAGTGGAAGATGGTGATTACTATATTCTGAATGGCACCAAAAACTGGATTACGCACGGGATTTCCGGTAATGTGGCTGTCGTACTGGCAAGGACAGGGGATTTGTTGGATAGCAAAGGTATTACAACATTTGTAGTCGAAAGAACTACTCCCGGATTTCTGGCAGGTAAAAAAGAAAACAAATTAGGCATGCGGGCTTCTGAAACTGCAGAAATGATATTTGACAATTGCAGAGTACACAAGTCCAATATATTAGGAAAGCCGGGAGAAGGTTTCACACAGGCTATGAAAATACTGGACGGAGGTCGGATCAGTATTGCGGCTTTATCATTGGGAATTGCTAAAGGTGCATATGAAGCATCGGTAAAATACTCTAAAGAAAGAGAACAATTCGGTCAACCTATATCCAACTTTCAGGCTATTTCTTTCAAGCTGGCAGATATGGCTACTAAAATTCAGGCAGCTGAATTACTGACAAGAAAAGCTGCTCATTTAAAAAATAATGGTCTGAATGTTACAACAACCGCAGCGATGGCCAAATATTATGCATCAGAAATATGTGTACAGATAGCAACAGATGCTATACAGGTATTTGGAGGATATGGATATACCAAAGACTTCCCGGTAGAGAAATATTTCAGAGACTCAAAACTTTGTACAATAGGGGAGGGAACCAGTGAAATACAAAAGTTGGTAATTAGCCGGAATATATTGAAGGAACATGTTTAA
- a CDS encoding helix-turn-helix transcriptional regulator, with translation MCNIVTERFIKCHDALKASQIIKSSRQFAISIDYLPQSLNEILKGNRDVSVELLQKAIEVYQINSEFLFKGKGSMFSEDTGSSPSFVSEIPVKSEDKIIYVPIAAQAGYAEQFNDNIFTSDLDVFTIPDSRYKRGNFRCFDVAGDSMEPSLFSGDKVICGLTEINSNFTNIRNNFVYVVVLDDSILVKRVINNIKSDGTLQLISDNNYYTPISIPVSDVKELWQVELRISNFMPSHHHNQKALHEELTELRKTVGNQSFAIQSMNQTIEKLLKSNRAQLVV, from the coding sequence ATGTGTAATATTGTAACAGAAAGATTTATAAAATGCCATGATGCCCTCAAAGCATCCCAAATTATCAAGTCTTCCAGACAATTTGCTATTTCAATCGACTACCTTCCTCAAAGTCTCAATGAAATCCTGAAAGGGAATAGAGACGTTTCTGTTGAGTTACTGCAAAAAGCTATTGAAGTATATCAGATAAACTCAGAATTTCTATTTAAGGGTAAAGGTTCTATGTTTTCAGAGGATACAGGAAGTAGTCCATCTTTCGTATCAGAAATTCCTGTAAAATCAGAAGATAAAATAATTTACGTACCGATAGCTGCACAGGCAGGTTATGCAGAACAGTTTAATGATAATATTTTTACATCGGATCTGGATGTATTTACGATACCTGACAGCAGATATAAAAGGGGGAATTTCCGTTGTTTTGATGTAGCGGGTGACAGTATGGAGCCATCCTTGTTCTCAGGTGATAAAGTAATTTGCGGGTTGACAGAAATAAATAGTAATTTCACTAATATCAGAAATAACTTTGTTTATGTTGTAGTACTCGATGACAGTATTCTGGTAAAGAGAGTAATAAATAATATTAAGTCTGACGGAACACTTCAGTTGATTTCTGACAATAACTATTACACACCGATTTCCATCCCGGTGAGTGATGTGAAAGAATTATGGCAGGTTGAACTGCGTATTTCCAATTTTATGCCATCACATCATCACAACCAGAAAGCTTTACACGAAGAATTAACTGAACTCCGTAAAACGGTTGGAAATCAATCCTTTGCAATACAATCGATGAACCAGACTATTGAAAAATTACTAAAGTCCAACAGAGCACAATTGGTGGTCTAA
- a CDS encoding DUF1573 domain-containing protein has product MIFKNNFFNSLSLTFFMALMLQSFSLPFNDGISKSATDQNPKVKMTFDKESINIGKVKRGETRKFDFVFTNTGTDDIEIDIVSGCDCTTLDWPRKAVKPGQKGVINVSFDSTKKEDSETIDIDIYLKNLNPKTGQRILKIVNYTYELTK; this is encoded by the coding sequence ATGATATTCAAAAATAACTTTTTTAATTCTTTGAGTTTGACATTTTTTATGGCTCTTATGCTTCAGTCATTCTCCCTTCCTTTTAATGACGGCATCAGTAAATCAGCAACTGACCAAAATCCAAAGGTGAAAATGACTTTTGATAAAGAAAGTATCAATATAGGAAAAGTAAAAAGAGGTGAAACAAGAAAATTTGATTTTGTTTTTACGAATACTGGCACAGATGATATAGAAATAGATATTGTGTCAGGATGCGATTGTACAACATTGGATTGGCCAAGAAAAGCTGTTAAACCGGGACAAAAAGGGGTTATCAATGTTAGTTTTGACAGTACTAAAAAAGAAGACTCAGAAACGATAGACATAGATATCTACCTTAAAAACCTCAATCCTAAAACAGGTCAGCGAATATTGAAAATTGTAAATTATACTTACGAACTGACAAAATAA
- the mnmD gene encoding tRNA (5-methylaminomethyl-2-thiouridine)(34)-methyltransferase MnmD, translating into MRSDNELLITADGSHTIFSNKLGITYHSKHGAIRESSIVFIESGLKYYHQIYPEKKTISIFEMGFGTGLNALLTYQYASFSGIEIYYDTIEAFPITTELANELNYSSILAINPSVLSGLHKADWNKIHHLYKGFDFIKQEILLENFNPSKLYDIVYFDAFAPQSQAHLWELEMISRVFDILVPGGVLTTFCAKGSFKRTLKSVGFKVEAIPGPPGKREITRALKV; encoded by the coding sequence ATGAGGTCAGATAATGAGCTTCTGATTACGGCTGATGGCTCACATACTATATTCTCAAATAAGTTAGGAATTACCTACCACTCAAAACATGGTGCTATCCGGGAGAGTTCAATAGTTTTCATTGAATCAGGTCTTAAATATTATCATCAGATATATCCTGAAAAAAAAACAATCAGCATTTTTGAAATGGGATTTGGCACTGGTTTGAATGCATTGCTTACTTATCAATATGCATCCTTTTCCGGTATCGAAATCTATTATGATACAATCGAAGCCTTTCCGATTACAACCGAATTAGCAAATGAATTAAATTACAGCTCCATTCTGGCAATAAATCCTTCTGTTTTATCGGGTTTGCATAAAGCGGATTGGAATAAAATCCACCATCTTTATAAAGGATTTGATTTTATAAAACAAGAGATTTTATTGGAAAATTTTAATCCATCCAAACTTTATGATATTGTTTATTTTGATGCTTTTGCACCACAATCACAGGCGCATTTATGGGAGTTGGAAATGATATCCAGAGTCTTTGACATTTTGGTGCCGGGTGGTGTTTTGACGACATTCTGTGCTAAAGGCAGTTTTAAACGAACACTAAAATCAGTAGGGTTTAAAGTGGAAGCGATACCGGGTCCACCGGGGAAAAGAGAAATTACGAGAGCTCTTAAAGTTTAA
- the ytxJ gene encoding bacillithiol system redox-active protein YtxJ has protein sequence MWVKLETSDQLDDLNKLSDQKDVIIFKHSTTCSISHSAKLRLESGWDFDNLQPYLLDLKTFRSLSDTISEIYGVTHESPQVLLIRNGTCIYDASHFDISPGELRETLVYHEVR, from the coding sequence ATGTGGGTAAAATTAGAAACATCTGATCAGTTGGATGATTTAAATAAGTTGTCAGATCAGAAAGATGTAATAATCTTTAAACACAGCACAACTTGTTCCATCAGTCATTCAGCAAAATTACGCCTTGAAAGTGGTTGGGATTTTGACAATTTACAACCGTATTTATTAGATTTGAAAACGTTCAGATCTTTGTCTGACACAATTTCAGAAATTTATGGAGTAACACATGAATCCCCACAAGTCCTTCTCATCAGAAATGGAACCTGTATATATGACGCTTCTCACTTTGACATTTCACCAGGTGAATTAAGGGAAACTTTAGTCTATCATGAGGTCAGATAA
- a CDS encoding CBS domain-containing protein: MGDFHIKEIKTKEERNEFYKQILTDLDVFDFMLENDLIDSGNSTIGAEQEITIIDKYGNPKPDSTWFLNHINDSHFTNELALFDLEINLDPVDLKGKCFTDVESTLLNLMEKGGKLAAKNESSLYLTGILPTIVKEHLDFSYMTPVERYKVLSCELLKLRGRKFQIFLQGVDDLNLRLDSILFEACNTSFQVHLQINPANFKTQYNWAQMISGPVLSCCTNSPLLFGKELWAENRIALFKQSLDTRNFNSHYREKVPRVYFGVDWLEGKPSDLWKNDVARFPLVFRGEGEENSREQLSRGVTPLLKAVRLHNGTTYTWNRLCYGVQDNIAHIRLENRYMPAGPTVKDEIANMVLWTGLMKSNTYDSEFWKNLDFRESKANFYKAARTGMDTMLDWFGNKVSAKKLLIETLIPLASKGLKDSNVNHDDIDHYLGIIENRVLKQNSGSDWTIRNFRSLTSKFKPVLASKILVSESLKMQIENIPVSEWDDISNNKLQHYFAVHFDTLKIADVMSTQLYTITDDVTVDLALKIMEWRLFHHIIVEDSDFKFKGIVSKDFLLNESFKPNTLIRDLDLPKVQVISPGDLVSKVQLDMKANNDSAMVVVEDSRVVGIVTRNDI; encoded by the coding sequence ATGGGTGATTTTCATATAAAGGAAATAAAAACGAAAGAAGAAAGAAATGAATTTTATAAACAGATTCTGACAGATCTCGATGTGTTTGACTTTATGCTGGAGAATGACTTAATTGATTCTGGTAATTCCACAATTGGCGCAGAGCAGGAAATTACTATTATTGACAAATATGGCAACCCTAAACCGGATAGCACCTGGTTTTTAAATCATATCAACGATAGTCATTTCACGAATGAATTAGCTTTATTTGATTTGGAAATTAATCTGGATCCCGTAGATTTAAAAGGTAAATGTTTTACAGATGTTGAAAGTACATTATTAAATCTGATGGAAAAAGGCGGAAAACTGGCTGCAAAGAATGAAAGTTCTTTGTATCTGACAGGGATACTTCCAACTATTGTTAAAGAACATCTGGATTTTAGTTATATGACGCCTGTAGAGAGATATAAGGTTTTGAGCTGCGAACTTTTAAAATTAAGAGGTCGTAAATTTCAGATATTTTTACAGGGAGTGGATGACCTGAACTTAAGGTTGGATAGTATATTATTTGAAGCGTGTAATACCAGTTTTCAGGTACACCTGCAAATTAATCCTGCCAATTTCAAGACTCAGTACAATTGGGCGCAAATGATTTCCGGACCGGTTTTGTCTTGTTGTACCAATTCACCTCTTTTATTTGGTAAAGAGTTATGGGCTGAAAACAGGATTGCATTATTTAAGCAGAGTCTGGATACACGTAATTTTAACAGTCATTATCGTGAAAAAGTACCCAGAGTCTATTTTGGGGTTGATTGGCTCGAAGGCAAGCCGTCGGATCTTTGGAAAAATGATGTTGCCAGGTTTCCTTTGGTTTTCAGAGGAGAAGGGGAGGAGAATTCCAGAGAGCAGTTGAGTAGGGGAGTAACGCCACTTTTAAAAGCCGTGAGGCTTCATAATGGTACGACTTACACCTGGAACAGACTGTGTTACGGCGTTCAGGATAATATTGCACATATCCGATTAGAAAACCGATATATGCCGGCGGGTCCGACCGTTAAAGATGAAATAGCAAATATGGTTTTATGGACTGGTTTGATGAAATCTAATACATATGATTCGGAATTTTGGAAAAATCTGGATTTCAGAGAGAGTAAAGCTAATTTTTATAAAGCTGCAAGGACTGGTATGGATACAATGCTGGATTGGTTTGGCAATAAGGTATCTGCTAAAAAATTATTGATTGAAACGTTAATTCCATTGGCATCCAAAGGATTAAAGGATAGTAATGTAAATCATGATGACATTGACCACTATCTGGGCATTATTGAAAATCGGGTTTTGAAACAAAACAGCGGGTCAGACTGGACAATAAGAAATTTCAGAAGTCTTACAAGTAAGTTTAAACCTGTTCTGGCCTCCAAAATTCTGGTTTCAGAAAGCTTGAAAATGCAAATTGAAAATATTCCGGTTTCAGAATGGGATGATATTTCGAATAACAAACTACAGCATTATTTTGCTGTGCATTTTGATACTTTAAAAATTGCGGATGTTATGTCCACTCAATTATATACAATCACTGATGACGTTACAGTGGATTTGGCTTTAAAAATTATGGAGTGGCGTTTATTTCACCACATAATAGTTGAAGACAGCGATTTCAAATTTAAAGGAATTGTTTCTAAAGATTTTTTATTAAATGAATCTTTTAAACCAAACACGTTGATAAGAGACTTGGATTTGCCCAAAGTACAGGTGATTAGTCCAGGAGATCTTGTAAGTAAAGTCCAGCTAGATATGAAAGCAAATAATGATAGTGCGATGGTTGTGGTCGAAGACAGCAGGGTTGTAGGAATAGTAACACGTAATGATATATAA
- a CDS encoding CBS domain-containing protein: MNTETPIRHIMSTEIIKVKPDDTLLKIEEIFSTNPIHHVLVTENSDLKGIISKNDIMNWMRRVLDGNASGDRSRILVQDIMTENPITLDCDDSIGLAADIFLVNKFHSLPVTDGGELVGIITNHDLIKYCFK, translated from the coding sequence ATGAATACTGAAACACCCATTCGACATATCATGTCCACAGAAATAATCAAAGTAAAACCTGATGACACATTATTGAAGATTGAAGAAATTTTTTCGACCAATCCCATTCATCACGTTTTAGTTACGGAAAATTCAGACCTGAAAGGAATAATCAGTAAAAATGATATCATGAATTGGATGCGTCGCGTTTTAGATGGGAATGCATCAGGTGATCGGAGCAGGATTTTAGTGCAGGATATTATGACAGAAAATCCCATAACGCTCGATTGCGATGACAGTATAGGATTGGCAGCAGATATTTTTTTAGTTAATAAATTTCATTCCTTACCTGTTACAGATGGTGGTGAATTAGTTGGAATCATTACTAATCATGATTTAATAAAATATTGTTTTAAGTAA